TACATCGGGCATTTCGGCCACATCATTTTGAATGGCAACGCCGTGCTCGGCGCGCAATGCAATCTCTCGCAGGGCGTCACCATCGGCGTATCAGGCCGGGGCGTGCAACGCGGCGTCCCGCGCATCGGCGCGCGCGTTTACATTGGCGCAAACGCCGTCATCGCGGGTCAGCTTACCATCGGCAACGACGTCGTCATCGGCGCGAATACGCTGGTCACGGCGGATGTGCCGGACAATTGCACGGTGGTCGGCGTGCCGGGCCAAATCGTCAGCCGGAAAGGTTCGCAGGATTATTTATGTCCACAGCAACTAGCCAAACGTTAGTTCATTGGCAAAAACCCCGGCGGGCCTGGACAGAATTAGCAAGCTTGCCAACGGGATTCACAGGATAGGTTTGAAAGGCTCAGGCGGTACAGATCATCTTTGTAGGACTTACGCAAAAGCCGGAAATTTGCCACAGAGGCACGGAGTCACAGAGCGAGCGGCAGAGTTTACCGGTCATTCATGACTTTCCTCTGTGACTCCGTGCCTCTGTGGCAATGGTTCTGCGTGAGTCCTGCTTTGAATCCTGTCAATCCGCCCATAAATCCTGTCCATCCTGTCTACATGCCGGATTGGTTTTTTCCACTCATTTAACCGATGAAATTAGGGATCGCGACAATCTGCCCGCATATTTTTCACGACGGGCGTTGGTGGTCATACGAACCGCTGGTGTTGGAGTTGAATGTCTGGAACGAACTGTTCGACCAACTCGTGATCGTCGCGCCGCAGGATCAAGGCCCGCCGCCCAAATTCTGGGCGCCCTATCAAAACTCCGCCACGATTTCGGTCATTCCCTTCCGCCAGGACAAAGGGCGCGGACTGGAGCAAGAGACCACTGCCCTGACAGAAGTCCCGCGCATGATTGCGGCGCTGGTCAAAGCGGCGCGGCAAACCGACGCGTTTCATCTGCGTTCGCCGTGCAGCATTTCGCTGCTGGGTTCGCTGCTGCTGCCGCTGTTGCAAGCGCGCTTGTGCGCCAAATACGCCGGGCAGTGGGGCGCGTATCCGGGCGAAGCGCGCAGCTATCGTTGGCAACGCGCATTGCTGAAATCCTTTTGGTGGCGCGGCCCGGTGACCGTCTATGGCGAATGGCCCGCCCAACCGCCGCACGTCGTGCCGCTGTTTACTTCGGTGCTCAACCAGGAGCAACTGGCGCGCGCACAAAAGTCGGCGCAACAAAAAGCGCGGCGCAACGCGGATGCAACGGGCCTACGGCTGCTGTATGTCGGCAGGCTTTCGGCAGCCAAGAACGTGGACATCACCATCGAAGCCATCGCCCAACTCTGCGCACGCAACCTCGATGTAACGTGCGACATTGTCGGCGATGGCATTGAACGCGCGGCGTTGGAAAACCGCGTGCGCGAATTGAAGCTGCAAGAGCGCGTCAAGTTTGCCGGCAGCGTGGATTTCGAGCGCGTGCTGGATTTTTATGAACGCGCCGACGCCCTGGTGCTGGCGTCAGAAACCGAAGGCTGGCCGAAAGCGATTGCCGAAGCGATGGCCTTCGGCTTGGTTTGCATTGGCTCGGATCGCGGTCTGGTGCCGTGGATGCTGGGCGAAGGACGCGGTTTCGTCGTGCCGCCGCGCGATGTGCAGGCGCTCGCGGACGCCCTGGCTCCGCTGGCCGCCGCGCCCGCCCAGTTTGTCGAGATCGGCCAGCGCGCCGCCGCGTGGAGCGCTCATTATTCACTGGAAGGGTTGCGCGAGGCCTTGCGCGAATTGCTGAGCAAGTGGTGGCGTGTGACGCCCGATGCTTTTGCTTCAAACACATTGAAAACCAAATTGGCGGAGCAAAGCGGACGATGACATTGCCGGGCATTCTACAAATGACAGATAC
This DNA window, taken from Acidobacteriota bacterium, encodes the following:
- a CDS encoding glycosyltransferase: MKLGIATICPHIFHDGRWWSYEPLVLELNVWNELFDQLVIVAPQDQGPPPKFWAPYQNSATISVIPFRQDKGRGLEQETTALTEVPRMIAALVKAARQTDAFHLRSPCSISLLGSLLLPLLQARLCAKYAGQWGAYPGEARSYRWQRALLKSFWWRGPVTVYGEWPAQPPHVVPLFTSVLNQEQLARAQKSAQQKARRNADATGLRLLYVGRLSAAKNVDITIEAIAQLCARNLDVTCDIVGDGIERAALENRVRELKLQERVKFAGSVDFERVLDFYERADALVLASETEGWPKAIAEAMAFGLVCIGSDRGLVPWMLGEGRGFVVPPRDVQALADALAPLAAAPAQFVEIGQRAAAWSAHYSLEGLREALRELLSKWWRVTPDAFASNTLKTKLAEQSGR
- a CDS encoding serine acetyltransferase, yielding MNWLSNYQQDLARYTEYAGGGALLQLLAQQGLWALLQYRLAAAVYQSGLPRLLKRPLLASMTIWQKLIEIFTGISLPYTAVIGPGLYIGHFGHIILNGNAVLGAQCNLSQGVTIGVSGRGVQRGVPRIGARVYIGANAVIAGQLTIGNDVVIGANTLVTADVPDNCTVVGVPGQIVSRKGSQDYLCPQQLAKR